A window of Diabrotica virgifera virgifera chromosome 9, PGI_DIABVI_V3a contains these coding sequences:
- the LOC126890969 gene encoding uncharacterized protein LOC126890969 — MWRPWENSALEIVENNEVEIVEENEEILPPNNPENAAGPSRGSIKKPERKHLSKDVFNGLCEELERHESVLKTAALTKVSCATVYRIIKEDITNRQKRSDFGLHRSIEQHLLGPISETIYNMFTGNIIPTLNQILAELKSKNIINCCKSTLRKFLLSNGFKYKTINKRHTIMESAGLIKWRNEYLEKITEYRNSGRKIYYLDETWFDTNETIGKGWSNDNVKCKVNVLPSRGKRICILHCGGEDGWVTDSLLLSSKDIKDSCLDYHQDITGELFESWFKNNLLPNLADNSVIVLDNASYHCRQLKKIPNKYSRKDELQDFLLSQDLYFEDWYTKDQLVEVLNTKLFVKEYIIDNAASKNGHTTLRRPPYYCVLNPIELLWSQLKYNVGTILLFIGHSAAYRIFLK, encoded by the exons atgTGGCGTCCATGGGAGAATAGTGCATTAGAAATTGTTGAGAATAATGAAGTAGAAATTGTTGAAGAAAATGAGGAAATTCTACCACCAAATAATCCTGAAAATGCTGCTGGACCAAGTAGAGGAAGTATTAAAAAGCCAGAAAGAAAACATTTATCCAAAGACGTGTTTAATGGATTATGTGAAGAACTGGAACGGCACGAGAGTGTTTTAAAAACTGCGGCTTTAACAAAAGTTTCATGTGCTACTGTATATCGAATTATAAAGGAGGACATTACAAATAGACAAAAAAGGAGCGACTTTGGACTACATCGATCTATTGAGCAACATCTTTTAGGTCCCATTTCAGAAACCATTTATAATATGTTTACAGGTAATATTATACCCACACTTAACCAAATTTTAGCTgaattaaaatctaaaaatattattaattgctgTAAATCAACTTTAAGAAAATTTTTACTATCAAATGGTTTTaagtataaaacaatcaataAACGACATACTATAATGGAAAGTGCCGGTTTAATAAAATGGCGTAATGAATATTTGGAAAAGATAACCGAGTACAGAAATAGCGGAAGAAAAATTTATTACTTAGATGAAACGTGGTTTGACACTAACGAAACAATTGGCAAAGGTTGGAGTAATGACAATGTAAAGTGCAAAGTTAATGTACTACCTTCCAGGGGCAAACGAATATGCATTTTGCATTGTGGAGGGGAAGATGGTTGGGTAACCGATAGCTTACTATTAAGTTCAAAAGACATTAAAGACAGTTGTTTGGACTATCATCAAGATATTACGGGTGAACTTTTCGAATCGTGGTTTAAAAATAACTTATTACCAAATTTAGCAGACAACAGTGTTATTGTTTTAGATAATGCATCATATCATTGTAGGcaacttaaaaaaattccgaATAAATACTCTAGAAAGGATGAATTGCAAGATTTTTTATTATCACAAGATTTGTATTTTGAAGATTGGTACACTAAAGACCAATTAGTAGAGGTACttaatacaaaattatttgtaaagGAATATATTATTGATAATGCAGCAAGTAAAAATGGACATACAACTTTAAGACGACCACCATATTACTGCGTTTTAAATCCAATAGAGTTGTTATGGTCTCAACTGAAATATAAT GTCGGTACTATCCTGTTATTCATCGGTCATAGTGCTGCTTATCGCATTTTTCTCAAATAA